A single Thermodesulfobacteriota bacterium DNA region contains:
- a CDS encoding MoxR family ATPase: MKENTEVLKKALIGIKAQVAKVIIGYEDIVDQSLIAIFSGTHALIEGVPGVAKTLLVRTLAHVMKCDFARIQFTPDLMPTDITGTHVFNLQKDMFSLVKGPVFTTFLLADEINRAPAKTQSALLQAMQERTVTIDRKTHRLPENFTVFATQNPIEYEGTYPLPEAQKDRFMLKITMNHPKREDELTLAKRMLGKDSPEAILSGGTVNQILTPEVLLKLRSSLEGILVKEELITYIVDIIRKTRKYQSVMVGAGPRATQSLLLASRTLAAIGGRDFVTPDDIKSMAVPVLEHRLILRPEYEIEGLTVREVIEAILKDIAVPR, encoded by the coding sequence ATGAAGGAAAATACTGAAGTTTTGAAGAAAGCATTGATAGGCATAAAAGCCCAGGTCGCCAAAGTGATCATCGGTTACGAAGACATTGTGGACCAGAGCTTGATTGCCATATTTTCCGGCACACATGCCCTGATAGAAGGCGTTCCCGGCGTGGCAAAAACACTTCTGGTAAGAACACTGGCACACGTGATGAAATGCGATTTTGCCAGAATACAGTTTACCCCCGATCTGATGCCTACGGATATTACCGGCACCCATGTTTTTAACCTGCAAAAAGATATGTTTTCCCTAGTCAAGGGTCCTGTTTTTACGACTTTTCTGCTGGCAGACGAAATAAATCGCGCGCCGGCAAAAACCCAGTCCGCATTGCTTCAGGCCATGCAGGAGCGCACAGTTACCATTGACAGAAAGACCCATCGACTGCCGGAAAATTTTACTGTTTTTGCCACTCAAAATCCGATTGAATACGAGGGAACCTACCCCTTGCCGGAGGCACAAAAGGACAGATTCATGCTTAAAATTACCATGAATCATCCAAAGCGGGAAGATGAGCTTACACTGGCCAAACGGATGCTTGGCAAGGATTCTCCTGAAGCAATTCTGTCCGGTGGAACGGTAAACCAAATATTAACCCCGGAAGTATTATTGAAACTGCGGTCATCTCTCGAAGGCATTCTGGTAAAGGAGGAGCTGATTACCTATATCGTTGATATCATCAGAAAGACCAGAAAGTACCAGAGTGTCATGGTGGGCGCAGGCCCCCGTGCCACGCAGTCTTTGCTCCTGGCCAGTCGTACTTTGGCTGCAATTGGAGGGCGTGATTTTGTAACTCCCGATGATATTAAATCGATGGCGGTGCCGGTGTTGGAGCATCGCCTGATTCTCAGGCCGGAATATGAAATTGAGGGACTGACGGTAAGGGAAGTGATTGAAGCCATTTTAAAAGATATTGCGGTGCCCAGATGA
- a CDS encoding DUF58 domain-containing protein, with product MMVPTFRLLFWIAAVFLPFSILAAVVPSSIFLSIGAALILVVIAAADGALSFGNLSGIQVELPDLVRLSTGKEGELVLHIKNERMQSRPLRLSLGFPAEIYSRHQELITHLPKQTLYSTIQWPCKGLKQGKYNLDKCYLETRSNFGFWAIRGISSISAEIRVYPNLLVERKNLSAFFLNKGLGVHSQRQVGKGRDFEQLREYIPGDSYEDIHWKATAKRGQPITKVFQLERTRMVYVIIDASRLSARQAYSPRDTNASGQEDGLFFTTILERYVTAALVLGLAAERQGDLFGILLFDDRVRGFAGAKNGRAHFNTCRDMLYTLQPKSVSPEFSELFTFIGTRIRRRSLLLFLTNLDDPVLAQSFSKNIDIISRRHLVLVNMMRPAGAKPLFSDSPIKSVDELYQKLGGHILWQNLQQTGKVFRRLGADFSMLEDEAMCAELIAKYLSVKKRQIL from the coding sequence ATGATGGTTCCAACATTCAGACTTCTTTTTTGGATTGCAGCGGTCTTTTTGCCGTTTTCAATTCTTGCCGCGGTGGTACCTTCGAGCATATTTCTTTCCATAGGCGCCGCTTTAATACTGGTGGTGATTGCAGCGGCAGATGGCGCTTTGTCTTTTGGTAATCTTTCGGGCATTCAGGTTGAGCTTCCTGACCTGGTGAGGCTTTCCACCGGGAAAGAAGGAGAGCTTGTGCTGCATATTAAAAATGAGAGGATGCAGTCCAGACCCCTAAGACTGTCTCTGGGATTTCCTGCAGAGATTTACTCCCGGCACCAGGAACTTATCACCCATTTACCCAAACAAACTCTTTATTCAACCATTCAGTGGCCATGCAAAGGTTTGAAGCAGGGGAAATACAATCTGGACAAGTGTTATCTGGAAACACGGTCCAACTTTGGTTTCTGGGCGATTCGCGGAATATCATCCATAAGTGCAGAGATTCGCGTTTACCCCAACCTGCTTGTTGAAAGGAAAAACTTAAGCGCATTTTTTCTCAACAAAGGACTCGGGGTTCATTCCCAGCGGCAGGTGGGAAAAGGACGGGATTTTGAACAATTAAGAGAGTACATTCCGGGGGACAGTTATGAAGATATACACTGGAAGGCAACGGCAAAGAGGGGCCAACCCATTACCAAGGTTTTCCAGCTAGAACGAACTCGGATGGTGTATGTAATTATTGATGCATCACGATTGAGTGCACGACAGGCATATTCCCCCAGAGATACAAACGCATCCGGCCAAGAGGATGGTTTGTTTTTTACTACTATTTTGGAACGTTACGTCACCGCCGCCCTTGTCCTGGGACTGGCTGCGGAAAGACAGGGCGATTTATTCGGCATTTTACTGTTTGATGACAGGGTACGAGGATTCGCCGGAGCGAAAAACGGCAGAGCGCATTTTAATACCTGCCGGGACATGTTATACACTTTGCAGCCCAAAAGTGTATCACCTGAATTCAGTGAACTTTTTACCTTTATCGGCACCAGGATCAGGCGTCGATCCTTACTTCTTTTTTTAACCAATCTGGACGATCCTGTTCTGGCACAAAGTTTTTCCAAAAACATTGATATTATCAGCCGCAGGCATCTGGTTTTAGTGAATATGATGAGGCCTGCCGGTGCAAAGCCTTTATTTTCTGATTCCCCGATAAAATCCGTCGATGAACTATACCAAAAACTCGGCGGGCACATATTATGGCAAAATCTGCAGCAAACAGGGAAGGTTTTCCGACGGCTGGGAGCAGATTTTTCC
- a CDS encoding DUF4350 domain-containing protein, giving the protein MAMFLMGVIHLFLLRFEAGDVYPPYSSLRSDPLGAKAFYQSLNNINHITAERNYRPVSKLETSQRVTFFYLGAKIFDSDSVQQELLKSFERIARSGGRLVIAFFPTMKNPLKPLGKENTSANTPKDSLTEEKDKCRPTEDQFVSLAERWGVTIGYDIAEEKNNNKIFKAESNVLALQTPAVMHTIKYFTDLSDSWKVVYATGDHAVLIERKFGKGTIVLSADSYFFSNEALRDQRHPELLAYFMGINSKAVFDETHLGIQQSYGVVYFVRKYRFHWFVAGIVLLAILFVWKNSVSFVQPPEDKNKENQESFASDRDYTQGLVSLLRKNIPKRNILKVCVEEWEKSISQGAMVNSDKLERIRAIVETREQRAKKNQHPVKGYKTIIEILSQGK; this is encoded by the coding sequence ATGGCGATGTTCTTAATGGGGGTGATTCATCTTTTCCTGCTTCGTTTTGAAGCAGGTGATGTTTATCCTCCTTATTCCTCTTTACGCAGCGATCCTTTAGGAGCAAAAGCATTTTACCAGAGTCTGAATAATATTAATCATATCACTGCTGAACGTAATTACCGTCCTGTGTCAAAGCTGGAAACAAGCCAGAGGGTGACTTTTTTCTATCTGGGAGCAAAGATATTCGATTCAGATTCGGTTCAACAAGAACTGCTTAAATCCTTTGAACGTATAGCAAGAAGTGGTGGGCGTCTGGTCATTGCCTTTTTCCCCACCATGAAAAATCCGCTAAAGCCTTTAGGCAAAGAGAATACTTCAGCAAATACACCAAAAGACAGTTTAACAGAAGAGAAAGATAAGTGTCGGCCAACAGAGGACCAGTTTGTTTCCCTGGCCGAGCGCTGGGGCGTAACTATCGGATATGATATAGCGGAAGAAAAAAATAATAACAAGATCTTTAAAGCCGAATCAAATGTTTTAGCCTTACAGACTCCTGCCGTCATGCATACCATCAAGTATTTCACCGACCTTTCCGATTCCTGGAAAGTGGTTTATGCTACAGGCGACCATGCTGTCCTTATTGAAAGAAAGTTCGGCAAAGGAACCATTGTGCTTTCTGCAGACTCATATTTCTTCAGCAATGAAGCGCTTCGTGACCAGAGGCATCCTGAACTGCTGGCCTACTTTATGGGGATAAATTCAAAAGCCGTTTTTGATGAGACCCATTTGGGGATTCAACAGAGTTATGGCGTTGTTTATTTTGTCAGAAAATACAGGTTTCACTGGTTTGTAGCCGGAATCGTTTTGTTGGCCATTTTGTTTGTTTGGAAAAATTCGGTTAGCTTTGTGCAACCGCCTGAGGATAAAAATAAGGAAAACCAGGAAAGCTTTGCTTCAGATAGAGATTATACTCAGGGGCTGGTGAGTCTGTTGCGAAAAAATATCCCCAAAAGAAATATTCTAAAGGTCTGTGTTGAGGAATGGGAAAAGTCGATATCGCAGGGAGCAATGGTTAATTCTGATAAACTAGAGCGAATCAGAGCGATTGTCGAAACAAGAGAGCAAAGGGCGAAAAAAAATCAACATCCTGTAAAGGGGTATAAAACAATCATCGAGATACTATCACAAGGAAAATAA
- a CDS encoding rhomboid family protein, with protein sequence MMENLAHQRCNNHRDREAVARCPQCRRYFCRECITEHEDRVLCASCLTKLHHQDLVRPFRFYRLVRMIQFLAGGMVIWMFFYYLGQALLGLPSSFHEGTIWQTGWWD encoded by the coding sequence ATGATGGAGAACCTGGCTCATCAGCGATGTAATAATCACCGGGATCGGGAAGCTGTGGCCCGGTGTCCTCAATGCCGGCGTTATTTCTGCAGGGAATGTATTACCGAGCACGAAGACCGTGTGCTTTGTGCTTCGTGCCTTACAAAATTACATCACCAGGATTTAGTCCGGCCGTTTAGATTTTACCGATTGGTCAGGATGATACAGTTTCTGGCAGGTGGGATGGTTATATGGATGTTTTTTTATTACCTTGGCCAGGCCCTTCTTGGACTTCCGTCTTCTTTTCACGAGGGAACGATATGGCAAACCGGGTGGTGGGATTAA
- a CDS encoding RDD family protein, which produces MNWYYAEGKRKMGPISQEELKSLYKNKKINMQTLVWRQGMKDWDELGNIVKHKENSAQPLQNTATAGQAVCSECGKTFPEDEMISFENAKVCAGCKPVFVQKIKEGMSVAGIMDYAGFWIRFGAIFIDGIILWVVQMLVYGIFGGITAAVVPSMSGNSTDMSFFIFSQVIITLLSFVISAAYDIWFVGRFGATPGKMACKIKIVTPDGGKVSYSRALGRYFAKWISSMILGIGFLMAAFDDEKRTLHDRICETRVIRK; this is translated from the coding sequence ATGAATTGGTATTACGCAGAAGGCAAACGCAAAATGGGTCCGATCAGCCAAGAAGAACTTAAATCGTTGTATAAAAATAAAAAAATTAACATGCAAACTCTGGTTTGGCGGCAGGGGATGAAAGACTGGGATGAGCTGGGTAATATTGTAAAGCACAAAGAAAACAGTGCTCAGCCATTGCAGAATACTGCGACTGCAGGCCAGGCGGTATGCTCTGAGTGCGGCAAAACATTCCCGGAAGATGAGATGATCAGTTTTGAGAACGCAAAAGTGTGTGCGGGCTGCAAGCCGGTGTTTGTTCAAAAGATCAAGGAAGGGATGAGTGTTGCCGGTATTATGGACTATGCTGGGTTCTGGATTCGATTCGGAGCGATATTTATTGATGGAATTATTTTGTGGGTCGTCCAAATGCTTGTTTATGGCATATTTGGCGGTATAACTGCAGCAGTAGTGCCATCAATGTCAGGAAACTCTACCGATATGTCTTTTTTTATTTTTAGCCAGGTGATTATAACCCTTCTTTCTTTTGTGATAAGTGCGGCCTACGACATCTGGTTTGTGGGAAGGTTTGGGGCAACTCCCGGGAAAATGGCATGTAAAATTAAGATAGTTACCCCTGATGGCGGGAAAGTGAGTTATTCCCGGGCACTTGGACGATATTTTGCCAAGTGGATCAGTTCAATGATTCTGGGAATCGGTTTTCTGATGGCTGCTTTTGATGATGAGAAACGGACCCTTCATGACCGGATTTGCGAAACCCGGGTGATAAGAAAATAG